In Geobacter anodireducens, a genomic segment contains:
- a CDS encoding tRNA uridine(34) 5-carboxymethylaminomethyl synthesis enzyme MnmG, translating to MGLIDYEKQYDVIVAGAGHAGCEAALAAARMGCETLLLTINLDAIALMSCNPAIGGLAKGHLVKEIDALGGEMGKNIDATGIQYRILNTRKGPAVRASRAQADKQLYRLRMKHVMEQQERLSLKQGEVTGLVVEEGQVRGVVTKIGVRFLGKTVILTTGTFMRGLIHVGLTNYPGGRAGDLPSVGLSDQLRDLGFTVGRLKTGTPARLDGNTIDFSRLEPQYGDDPPVPFSFSTERIDRPQLPCYIAYTNERTHEIIRSGLDRSPLYSGVIEGVGPRYCPSIEDKVMRFPDKDRHQSFLEPEGCDTVEYYPSGLSTSLPIDIQYRLYRSIEGLENVEIMRPAYAIEYDYVDPIQLHASLETKLVRNLYHAGQINGTSGYEEAAGQGLVAGINAVLRVRGQEPLVLGRDEAYIGVMIDDLVTLGTREPYRMFTSRAEYRLLLREDNADLRLRERGHAVGLVRDGEYRLFLEKRERIGAELERVRAAKLLPSEADPSFLETHGMTDLHNALTFEQLLRRPDITYAELSRIDPASDLVPPAVKEQVEIQIKYQGYIERQLDQVERARKLEGTRIPAGLDYAVIPGLSAEVREKLLRFRPDTLGQASRIQGVTPAAVAILSVAIKSGSASS from the coding sequence ATGGGTCTCATTGATTACGAAAAACAGTACGACGTCATCGTGGCGGGCGCCGGCCATGCGGGCTGCGAAGCGGCACTGGCCGCGGCGCGGATGGGGTGCGAAACCCTGCTCCTCACCATCAACCTGGATGCCATCGCCCTCATGTCGTGCAACCCGGCCATCGGCGGACTCGCCAAGGGGCACCTGGTGAAGGAGATCGATGCGCTGGGCGGCGAGATGGGAAAAAACATCGATGCCACCGGTATCCAGTACCGCATTCTCAATACCCGCAAGGGGCCGGCGGTGCGGGCTTCCCGCGCCCAGGCGGACAAGCAGCTCTACCGCCTCCGAATGAAGCACGTGATGGAGCAGCAGGAGCGGCTCTCGCTCAAGCAGGGTGAGGTCACGGGCCTCGTGGTGGAAGAAGGTCAGGTACGAGGAGTAGTGACCAAGATCGGGGTTCGCTTTCTGGGGAAAACGGTCATCCTCACCACCGGGACGTTCATGCGCGGACTGATCCACGTGGGTCTAACCAACTACCCGGGAGGCAGGGCGGGAGACCTGCCGTCGGTGGGGCTGTCTGACCAACTGCGCGATCTCGGCTTCACTGTCGGCCGCCTCAAGACGGGCACCCCGGCACGCCTGGACGGGAACACCATCGATTTTTCGCGGTTGGAACCCCAGTACGGCGATGATCCGCCGGTACCGTTTTCCTTTTCCACGGAACGGATCGATCGGCCCCAACTTCCCTGCTACATTGCCTACACCAACGAACGCACCCACGAAATCATCCGAAGCGGCCTTGACCGCTCACCCCTCTACTCAGGCGTCATAGAAGGGGTCGGCCCCCGTTACTGCCCGTCCATCGAGGACAAGGTCATGCGGTTCCCGGACAAGGACCGCCACCAGAGTTTTCTGGAGCCGGAGGGATGCGATACCGTGGAATACTATCCGTCGGGCCTCTCCACCTCTCTTCCCATCGATATTCAGTACCGCCTCTACCGCTCCATCGAAGGGCTGGAAAACGTGGAGATCATGCGGCCTGCCTACGCCATCGAGTACGATTACGTTGATCCGATCCAGCTCCATGCGTCCCTGGAGACGAAACTCGTCCGCAACCTCTATCACGCCGGCCAGATCAACGGCACTTCCGGCTACGAGGAGGCGGCGGGGCAGGGGCTCGTGGCGGGCATCAACGCGGTGCTGCGGGTTCGGGGTCAGGAGCCCCTGGTGCTTGGCCGCGACGAGGCCTATATCGGGGTCATGATCGACGATCTGGTAACGTTGGGTACCCGTGAACCCTATCGGATGTTCACGTCACGGGCAGAATACCGGTTGCTGCTGCGGGAGGACAACGCCGACCTGCGCCTGCGGGAGCGCGGCCATGCCGTGGGTCTCGTCCGGGACGGGGAGTACCGGCTGTTCCTGGAAAAACGCGAACGGATCGGTGCGGAGCTGGAACGGGTGCGTGCCGCGAAACTCCTGCCGTCCGAGGCTGATCCGTCGTTTCTCGAAACCCACGGCATGACTGATCTGCACAATGCCTTGACCTTTGAACAGCTCTTGCGGCGGCCCGACATCACCTATGCTGAGCTTTCCCGGATCGACCCGGCTTCGGATCTGGTTCCGCCGGCTGTGAAGGAACAGGTTGAGATCCAGATCAAATACCAGGGCTACATCGAGCGGCAACTGGACCAGGTGGAGCGGGCGCGCAAGCTGGAAGGGACCCGCATCCCCGCCGGTCTGGACTATGCCGTCATCCCCGGGCTCTCCGCCGAGGTGCGGGAAAAGCTGCTCCGCTTCCGCCCCGATACCCTGGGGCAGGCCTCACGCATCCAGGGGGTCACCCCTGCCGCCGTGGCCATCCTGTCCGTGGCCATCAAATCCGGGAGTGCGTCGTCGTGA